In Alicyclobacillus acidocaldarius subsp. acidocaldarius DSM 446, a single window of DNA contains:
- a CDS encoding sigma-70 family RNA polymerase sigma factor: protein MDTTLVFAAKRGDQDAFAALYREFRVRVWSWIRNYWIPGADREDLMQHAWIGFWEAIRDYDVRGKVPFLAFAKMCVVREIQTVLRMARRQKHTTHLTALSLDAECPWIEDAERTVLDVFVDPAAPSVEDVVFGPPKGVSAEELVAWAERHWGLRLTELEREVWRLRIEGHSYAEIQRMLGCGYKTVDNAVQRLRKKARKALARQEQAAS, encoded by the coding sequence ATGGACACGACACTGGTATTTGCGGCAAAGCGCGGCGACCAGGACGCTTTCGCCGCACTCTATCGTGAATTCCGCGTCAGGGTCTGGAGTTGGATACGAAACTACTGGATACCCGGAGCCGACCGCGAGGATCTGATGCAGCACGCGTGGATCGGGTTCTGGGAGGCCATACGAGACTACGACGTTCGCGGTAAAGTGCCGTTTCTGGCGTTTGCGAAGATGTGCGTCGTGCGCGAGATCCAAACGGTGCTGCGGATGGCGCGCAGGCAAAAGCACACAACACACTTGACAGCGCTGTCGCTTGACGCGGAGTGCCCATGGATCGAGGACGCAGAGCGCACGGTGCTGGACGTGTTCGTCGATCCCGCGGCACCGAGCGTAGAGGATGTGGTGTTCGGACCGCCTAAGGGCGTGTCCGCGGAAGAACTCGTGGCATGGGCCGAGCGGCACTGGGGGCTGAGATTGACGGAGCTCGAGCGCGAGGTGTGGCGGTTGCGGATCGAGGGGCATTCGTATGCGGAGATCCAGCGGATGTTAGGATGCGGATATAAGACGGTGGACAATGCGGTGCAGCGGCTGAGGAAAAAAGCGCGAAAGGCACTTGCGCGTCAAGAACAAGCAGCGTCGTGA
- a CDS encoding sigma factor-like helix-turn-helix DNA-binding protein, whose protein sequence is MCESDITMQELIEEYRLNRRLLLARLREMDRSARERQRTLQRIRSMSWPKWLRLDLEQYADTKDRQYLEVFVYQAEAVWESLTPKQQVAVQEIRRVIQELREEEMDRSYLRSMARDMLFTLAQMSRYGAVQERLLWEREELSRHRVTRAAAVQEALERLAAQESFEDELLALLSGEAEERPRVRVSFHQLSPQQREALKLALQGFSRKEIAEMLHVRKGTADVHVRRGRKKFKNGVQLALDLGDEEI, encoded by the coding sequence ATGTGTGAATCCGACATCACCATGCAGGAACTCATCGAGGAGTATCGACTTAATCGGCGCCTACTCTTGGCGCGCTTGCGGGAAATGGATCGTTCGGCGCGTGAGCGGCAGCGAACGCTCCAACGCATCCGGTCGATGTCTTGGCCGAAGTGGCTCCGGCTCGATCTGGAGCAATACGCGGACACGAAGGATCGGCAGTACTTGGAGGTTTTCGTCTACCAGGCAGAAGCGGTGTGGGAAAGCCTGACGCCCAAGCAGCAGGTGGCGGTGCAGGAAATTCGTCGGGTCATTCAAGAGCTGCGCGAGGAGGAGATGGATCGCTCGTATCTGCGCAGCATGGCTCGGGACATGTTGTTCACGTTGGCGCAGATGAGCCGATACGGCGCGGTCCAAGAGCGGTTGTTGTGGGAACGGGAGGAGTTGTCGCGTCATCGGGTGACGCGTGCGGCGGCGGTGCAGGAGGCGCTGGAGCGCTTGGCGGCGCAGGAGTCCTTCGAGGACGAGTTGCTCGCGTTGCTCTCGGGCGAAGCGGAGGAGCGCCCTAGGGTACGCGTGTCGTTTCATCAGTTGTCGCCGCAGCAGCGCGAGGCGCTGAAGCTGGCGTTGCAGGGGTTTAGCCGGAAGGAGATCGCGGAGATGCTGCATGTGCGCAAAGGCACGGCGGACGTGCATGTGCGGCGCGGGCGGAAGAAGTTCAAAAACGGGGTGCAGTTGGCGCTCGATTTGGGGGACGAAGAGATATGA
- a CDS encoding site-2 protease family protein, translated as MTLEQTARVILLAVALAVLSHELGHACAAWLVGARVCRFRYGWGPILVRLGVLEWRLLPIAGAVETERVDGWREFVIALGGVFGQWIAWPLVEILSPMVGVWVWILCVLGTVRLVALLIMAGKEKTP; from the coding sequence ATGACGTTGGAACAAACGGCGCGAGTCATCCTTCTGGCTGTCGCGCTCGCCGTGTTATCCCACGAACTCGGCCACGCCTGCGCCGCCTGGCTGGTCGGCGCGCGCGTGTGTCGATTCCGTTATGGGTGGGGGCCGATTCTCGTGCGTTTGGGTGTGTTGGAATGGCGACTGCTGCCGATCGCCGGCGCGGTGGAGACGGAACGTGTCGACGGCTGGCGTGAGTTTGTGATTGCGCTCGGCGGGGTGTTCGGGCAGTGGATTGCGTGGCCGTTGGTCGAGATCCTGTCACCGATGGTAGGGGTGTGGGTTTGGATTTTGTGCGTCCTTGGGACGGTGCGACTGGTCGCGTTGCTGATTATGGCGGGGAAGGAGAAAACGCCGTGA